From the Temnothorax longispinosus isolate EJ_2023e chromosome 6, Tlon_JGU_v1, whole genome shotgun sequence genome, one window contains:
- the LOC139814199 gene encoding uncharacterized protein isoform X1, with amino-acid sequence MATNDNGTNGVETEIAKGERDDVFEDYPRLERKRVQDKLRSKVSATRIAKRNVPRVSATSASTRIAELARPTKQRALNTLNEKAMTLPPAFVDNLVKIVEAESCLTPEEAARIRRQKERRTRKATRLPLRKKRTAEEIAEFAEDITRATTLDHDATISQYQMAERLVKSILEYRRETREGIPEIADVLMKRLISIDGYADAKNGDRATQQLQLLANVVARWITDVLAEVAETYKEAMKKYYKKRKMRRLDVNNNNKTNNKNKKTENWKQMGQMKEIEKQEGKNYETTKRNNPAKEKNEDEQKGNESGKEKDEAKEKAREREQLDDREAKSERVTEETVEREEKDEETKKREKGEEGKEVRENEEK; translated from the exons ATGGCCACAAATGACAACGGGACTAACGGCGTGGAAACGGAAATCGCCAAGGGCGAGCGGGATGACGTATTCGAAGACTACCCGCGTTTGGAAAGGAAAAGGGTACAAGATAAGTTACGCTCGAAGGTGTCAGCGACGAGAATCGCGAaa CGCAATGTACCGCGAGTTTCCGCGACATCCGCGTCAACTCGGATCGCAGAACTAGCACGGCCGACGAAGCAGCGCGCGCTGAACACGCTGAACGAAAAAGCGATGACGTTGCCGCCGGCGTTCGTGGATAATCTCGTCAAGATCGTCGAAGCCGAGTCCTGCTTAACTCCGGA AGAAGCCGCGCGAATTCGTCGCCAAAAGGAGCGCAGAACGAGGAAGGCGACGCGACTACCGCTCAGGAAGAAACGGACCGCAGAAGAGATCGCGGAATTCGCGGAGGATATCACGCGCGCAACGACGCTGGATCATGACGCAACGATATCCCAGTACCAGATGGCGGAACGTTTAGTCAAGAGTATTTTAGAATATCGGCGCGAGACGCGGGAGGGCATCCCCGAGATCGCAGACGTATTAATGAAGCGTTTAATATCGATTGATGGATACGCGGACGCAAAAAACGGCGACCGTGCGACGCAGCAGTTGCAACTTTTAGCAAACGTGGTAGCCCGTTGGATAACTGACGTACTTGCCGAAGTTGCTGAGACCTATAAGGAAGCtatgaaaaagtattataaaaaaaggaagatgCGAAGATTGGACGTgaataataacaacaaaactaacaataagaataagaaaactGAGAATTGGAAGCAGATGGGTCAgatgaaagaaatagaaaagcaGGAGGGGAAAAATTATGAGACAACAAAGAGAAACAATCCggcgaaagagaaaaacgaaGATGAGCAAAAGGGGAATGAGAGCGGCAAAGAAAAAGACGAAGCAAAGGAgaaggcgagagagagagaacagtTAGATGACAGAGAAGCGAAAAGTGAGAGGGTGACAGAAGAAACGGttgaaagagaagagaaggacGAAGAAActaagaaaagagagaaaggagaagagggcAAAGAAGTGCGTGAAAATgaagagaaataa
- the LOC139814199 gene encoding uncharacterized protein isoform X2 has product MATNDNGTNGVETEIAKGERDDVFEDYPRLERKRRNVPRVSATSASTRIAELARPTKQRALNTLNEKAMTLPPAFVDNLVKIVEAESCLTPEEAARIRRQKERRTRKATRLPLRKKRTAEEIAEFAEDITRATTLDHDATISQYQMAERLVKSILEYRRETREGIPEIADVLMKRLISIDGYADAKNGDRATQQLQLLANVVARWITDVLAEVAETYKEAMKKYYKKRKMRRLDVNNNNKTNNKNKKTENWKQMGQMKEIEKQEGKNYETTKRNNPAKEKNEDEQKGNESGKEKDEAKEKAREREQLDDREAKSERVTEETVEREEKDEETKKREKGEEGKEVRENEEK; this is encoded by the exons ATGGCCACAAATGACAACGGGACTAACGGCGTGGAAACGGAAATCGCCAAGGGCGAGCGGGATGACGTATTCGAAGACTACCCGCGTTTGGAAAGGAAAAGG CGCAATGTACCGCGAGTTTCCGCGACATCCGCGTCAACTCGGATCGCAGAACTAGCACGGCCGACGAAGCAGCGCGCGCTGAACACGCTGAACGAAAAAGCGATGACGTTGCCGCCGGCGTTCGTGGATAATCTCGTCAAGATCGTCGAAGCCGAGTCCTGCTTAACTCCGGA AGAAGCCGCGCGAATTCGTCGCCAAAAGGAGCGCAGAACGAGGAAGGCGACGCGACTACCGCTCAGGAAGAAACGGACCGCAGAAGAGATCGCGGAATTCGCGGAGGATATCACGCGCGCAACGACGCTGGATCATGACGCAACGATATCCCAGTACCAGATGGCGGAACGTTTAGTCAAGAGTATTTTAGAATATCGGCGCGAGACGCGGGAGGGCATCCCCGAGATCGCAGACGTATTAATGAAGCGTTTAATATCGATTGATGGATACGCGGACGCAAAAAACGGCGACCGTGCGACGCAGCAGTTGCAACTTTTAGCAAACGTGGTAGCCCGTTGGATAACTGACGTACTTGCCGAAGTTGCTGAGACCTATAAGGAAGCtatgaaaaagtattataaaaaaaggaagatgCGAAGATTGGACGTgaataataacaacaaaactaacaataagaataagaaaactGAGAATTGGAAGCAGATGGGTCAgatgaaagaaatagaaaagcaGGAGGGGAAAAATTATGAGACAACAAAGAGAAACAATCCggcgaaagagaaaaacgaaGATGAGCAAAAGGGGAATGAGAGCGGCAAAGAAAAAGACGAAGCAAAGGAgaaggcgagagagagagaacagtTAGATGACAGAGAAGCGAAAAGTGAGAGGGTGACAGAAGAAACGGttgaaagagaagagaaggacGAAGAAActaagaaaagagagaaaggagaagagggcAAAGAAGTGCGTGAAAATgaagagaaataa